In Gloeomargarita sp. SRBZ-1_bins_9, a genomic segment contains:
- a CDS encoding LysR family transcriptional regulator translates to MRLEQLRSFLAVVETGSFQAAACQCGLSQPTLSRQIRALEADLGVPLVHRTGPIKPTVAGQVLLPHAHKIWREWQAVVAELQTLQKGEQSEVCVAAIHSMCSDTLPRLLPRFYQAFPQTQLRVTALGSDRALKVLKDNLVDVAIVMADRHLLKEPEWWVQPLYQEPVQVLLASNHPLASQTALTWAELARYPHVVFKDGYGMRRLVTQEFARRGLTWQAAVELNTPEAFLSVIRHSQMVAVLPRSVLKAAQGDPGLAVRPWVPEEQPLLREVVAITTRDRQAMPPINYLLTLLAQATHEPCVS, encoded by the coding sequence ATGCGGCTAGAACAGTTGCGCTCCTTTTTGGCGGTGGTGGAAACGGGGAGTTTTCAGGCGGCGGCCTGCCAGTGTGGTTTGAGCCAGCCCACCCTTAGCCGGCAGATTCGAGCGCTGGAGGCGGACCTAGGGGTACCCCTGGTGCATCGCACAGGACCCATCAAACCGACGGTGGCCGGGCAGGTGTTGTTACCCCATGCCCACAAAATCTGGCGGGAATGGCAGGCGGTGGTGGCGGAATTGCAAACCCTGCAAAAGGGGGAGCAGTCAGAGGTCTGCGTGGCGGCGATTCATTCGATGTGTAGCGACACCCTGCCCCGATTACTGCCCCGCTTTTACCAGGCATTTCCCCAGACGCAACTGCGGGTGACGGCCCTGGGAAGTGACCGGGCGCTGAAGGTGCTCAAGGACAACCTGGTGGATGTGGCCATTGTTATGGCGGATCGGCATCTGCTCAAGGAACCGGAATGGTGGGTGCAGCCCCTGTATCAGGAGCCGGTGCAGGTTCTGCTGGCCAGCAACCATCCCCTGGCGTCGCAAACAGCGCTCACCTGGGCGGAACTGGCACGGTACCCCCATGTGGTTTTTAAAGACGGTTATGGGATGCGGCGGCTGGTAACCCAGGAGTTTGCTCGCCGGGGGTTGACTTGGCAGGCAGCGGTAGAGTTAAACACCCCCGAGGCGTTTTTGTCGGTGATCCGCCATAGCCAGATGGTGGCGGTGCTGCCCCGGTCGGTCCTGAAGGCGGCCCAGGGGGACCCGGGTTTGGCGGTACGGCCCTGGGTACCGGAAGAACAGCCGCTCCTACGGGAGGTCGTCGCCATCACGACGCGAGACCGGCAAGCGATGCCCCCCATCAATTACTTGCTGACGTTGCTGGCCCAGGCGACCCATGAGCCGTGTGTTTCGTGA
- a CDS encoding pentapeptide repeat-containing protein, producing MTPRELQDRYRQGERNFDGSDWSRRDLSRVVLEGASLSRTNLFRTDLLLAQLAGANLSYALACRVNLNGADLTKAVLRAADLYMANLNGAKLEGANLSKAYLRGADLTRAGLSGADLSYANLIEANLYGANLSGANLRGAFLIVANLRGAILTGANLQEANLCGANLTGVNLQDADLTDAILPARDPHPQRTTPPVRPLGDLVEEIFGSPS from the coding sequence ATGACGCCGCGGGAGTTGCAGGATCGCTATCGCCAGGGGGAGCGCAATTTTGACGGTTCCGACTGGAGCCGCCGGGATTTGAGCCGCGTAGTCCTAGAGGGAGCCAGCCTCAGCCGCACCAACTTATTTCGCACGGATTTGCTGCTAGCTCAGTTGGCGGGAGCTAACCTCAGCTATGCCCTTGCCTGCCGGGTAAATCTCAATGGGGCCGATTTGACCAAAGCGGTGCTGCGGGCGGCGGATCTATACATGGCCAATTTGAACGGGGCCAAGTTGGAGGGAGCTAATCTGAGTAAGGCCTATTTGCGGGGGGCGGATTTGACCCGGGCGGGTCTGAGCGGGGCGGACTTGAGTTATGCCAATCTCATCGAGGCCAACCTGTACGGGGCCAATTTGAGCGGGGCCAATCTGCGGGGGGCGTTTTTGATCGTGGCCAATTTACGGGGGGCGATTCTGACGGGGGCCAACCTGCAGGAAGCCAATTTATGCGGGGCGAATTTGACGGGGGTTAATCTCCAGGACGCCGACTTGACGGATGCCATCTTGCCCGCACGGGACCCGCACCCCCAACGGACGACCCCACCCGTTCGACCCCTGGGGGATTTGGTTGAAGAAATTTTTGGTTCCCCCTCCTAG
- the tsaB gene encoding tRNA (adenosine(37)-N6)-threonylcarbamoyltransferase complex dimerization subunit type 1 TsaB, with protein sequence MNLALGLHTAGTRLALAVGAWEDNSWEERFIASGDALSQLHAALADLLRPYRWEEVQWIAVTRGPGSFTTLRLGLVTARTLAQELDIPLFALSTLGVAGFLTPEPVAVSWPAGSDLLYGAIYHRGQALQPDQVYPTRDWQALVQQWPRPLQVVDNLHTQAPVKALLTWASELWQQGHRPHWSQALPFYGRSPVDKT encoded by the coding sequence ATGAACTTAGCCCTGGGGCTGCATACCGCCGGTACTAGACTGGCGTTAGCGGTGGGGGCGTGGGAGGACAATAGCTGGGAGGAACGTTTTATTGCCAGTGGGGATGCCCTAAGTCAATTGCACGCGGCCTTGGCGGATCTGCTGCGGCCCTATCGGTGGGAGGAGGTGCAGTGGATAGCCGTGACCCGGGGGCCTGGTTCCTTTACCACCCTGCGGTTGGGGCTGGTGACGGCGCGGACGTTGGCCCAGGAATTGGACATTCCCCTGTTTGCCCTGTCTACCTTGGGAGTCGCCGGTTTCTTGACCCCAGAACCCGTAGCTGTGAGTTGGCCGGCGGGGAGTGATTTGCTGTACGGGGCGATTTATCACCGGGGGCAAGCACTGCAACCGGACCAGGTGTACCCAACCAGGGATTGGCAAGCCTTGGTGCAGCAATGGCCCCGGCCCCTGCAGGTGGTAGACAACCTGCACACCCAGGCGCCGGTGAAAGCCTTACTCACCTGGGCCAGCGAACTGTGGCAGCAGGGACACCGCCCCCATTGGTCCCAGGCCCTTCCTTTTTATGGGCGTTCACCGGTGGATAAAACCTAA
- a CDS encoding anthranilate phosphoribosyltransferase family protein, whose product MSRVFRELLKKIGSGEHTHQDLSREEACLALKLMLTQEATPAQIGAFLIAHRIKRPTPAELAGMLDAYDELGPKLPAIDSPYPVVVLSQPYDGRDRTIPLSPLTALVLSSAGVPVLQHGGERMPTKEGTPLVAIWAGLGVDWRRLSLAQVHQVLQRAGVGFVYLPAHFPLAQGLVPYREQIGKRPPVATVELVWCPYAGAVRLMAGYVHPPTETILAAALQLRGRTDFVTVKGLEGSCDLPRDRTPIVTVYRQGVQERPRLHPTHYGYYGTNPRWVDGEMAVVAMQQVIQGAVNDLHTSVVWNSGFYLWQSGYASDLATGLAKAKDLLLSGQVYQQLQKLQQWMPC is encoded by the coding sequence ATGAGCCGTGTGTTTCGTGAATTGCTCAAAAAAATCGGCAGCGGGGAGCACACCCACCAGGACCTGAGCCGGGAGGAAGCTTGCCTAGCTCTGAAACTCATGCTCACCCAGGAAGCGACACCCGCCCAGATTGGCGCGTTTTTGATTGCCCACCGCATCAAGCGCCCGACGCCGGCGGAACTGGCGGGGATGTTGGATGCCTACGACGAGCTGGGCCCTAAACTGCCGGCCATTGACAGCCCCTATCCGGTGGTGGTGCTCAGCCAACCCTACGATGGTCGGGACCGCACGATTCCTTTGAGTCCCCTGACGGCGCTGGTGCTCAGCAGTGCGGGGGTACCGGTACTCCAGCACGGGGGCGAACGGATGCCCACCAAAGAAGGTACGCCCCTGGTGGCGATTTGGGCAGGGTTGGGGGTTGACTGGCGACGGTTGTCCCTGGCTCAGGTGCATCAGGTGTTGCAGCGGGCGGGGGTGGGGTTTGTCTATCTGCCGGCCCACTTTCCCTTGGCCCAGGGGCTGGTACCCTACCGGGAACAAATCGGTAAGCGGCCACCGGTGGCGACGGTGGAGCTGGTCTGGTGTCCCTACGCCGGGGCAGTTCGGTTGATGGCCGGGTATGTGCATCCCCCCACCGAGACCATCCTGGCAGCAGCTTTGCAACTACGGGGTCGGACGGATTTTGTGACGGTCAAAGGGTTAGAGGGCAGTTGTGATCTACCCCGCGACCGAACCCCCATCGTGACCGTTTATCGGCAAGGGGTCCAGGAACGCCCGCGCTTGCACCCTACCCACTACGGTTACTATGGGACCAACCCCCGCTGGGTGGATGGGGAGATGGCAGTCGTCGCGATGCAGCAGGTGATCCAGGGAGCGGTCAACGATCTACACACCAGTGTGGTGTGGAATAGCGGTTTTTATCTCTGGCAAAGTGGTTACGCCAGTGATCTAGCCACGGGACTGGCTAAAGCTAAAGACCTGCTGCTCAGCGGTCAGGTTTACCAGCAACTTCAAAAGCTACAGCAATGGATGCCCTGCTGA
- a CDS encoding nitrate reductase associated protein, whose amino-acid sequence MVFFQFEQDFVDTLRCIPMVVRYRLDGCGVKLKLQHWQRLSYEQRRWLVETPWETPAQKTHYREQLRAWVTELTGTPPADLPVPDPPLWESATVPEVIMAQLQKVGQPPLSVVQWRHLSALQRFALLKLSQPGHENRNFLPALREFGLLR is encoded by the coding sequence ATGGTTTTTTTTCAGTTCGAGCAGGACTTCGTGGACACGCTGCGCTGTATCCCCATGGTGGTGCGCTATCGGTTGGATGGGTGTGGGGTCAAGCTGAAACTCCAGCACTGGCAGCGCTTGAGCTACGAACAGCGCCGCTGGTTGGTGGAGACCCCCTGGGAGACGCCAGCCCAAAAAACGCACTACCGGGAGCAATTGCGCGCCTGGGTGACGGAATTAACCGGAACACCGCCTGCCGATTTGCCCGTGCCTGACCCGCCCCTTTGGGAGAGTGCAACGGTGCCGGAGGTCATCATGGCCCAGCTGCAGAAGGTGGGGCAACCCCCCTTGTCGGTCGTACAATGGCGGCATCTGTCGGCTTTGCAGCGTTTTGCCCTGCTCAAGCTCAGCCAACCGGGTCACGAAAACCGCAATTTTCTCCCCGCACTCCGGGAATTTGGTCTGCTGCGCTAG
- a CDS encoding response regulator, with translation MASFLIVSLDSELVQLLGGLLSQAGQMWTWLTPEQLLPQNHPPVAAIWVDIGNGEGLPVARQVAQIWPHISRITVGPRDTALAMALLHQGCCAYVPRDHLTLDRVQSVIRRVAGLTTDLAQERLQQLQRLGQTRYQDAATMIQAHLQTGCRMLDLPLGLWTEGERVQAVAGDCPIALGSIVAGGEDWQRQGVHLAISLPVPVEPQGVGYLRFGSREPIPPLTVEQQNLAQLLAQSLERGLAQLYLERRQQQTAQALAASEARNRRLIQNLQVGVLVLGPQLEIRLINPMAMRLLGLSGRQLLASGALSLDWNAIGEDGEFFTLDTHPITQALLAKKSVDNVVMGLYRSDSQERVWLMVSVAVELDTQGQVQELVCTLSDITARKQMAEANRLNQERYVLAMNGANDGLWDWDLESNTIYVSPRWNAILGLPAEAAIWDPEQWFERIHPEDYDRVRQEVTAHLQGQRDHFQSEYRMRHESGEYRWMLSRGLAIRDSDGQVYRMAGSQSDITQRKQAEMALQQQLQRYLLLKQITEEIRRSLDAQQIFQATVQQVGPVFQASRCLLLTYEQDPQPRLTVVAEYVAPGISPCGIDTIPVVDNPHAAVVLSADRAVASADVANDPLLQSQQALCHQLGIQSLLVVRTSYQGEANGVIGLQQCDRPRVWTDQEISLLEDVANQVGIALAQARLLAQEREQRLQLAEQNRILEETRRAAEAASRAKSEFLANISHEIRTPMNGILGMTELLLATPLTREQRDYLTTIQTSAKILLNQINELLDLGKLEAGKMELVQEDFNLRHCLESVLDLQAPLALEKGLHLTLLLPPEVPVHLRGDSTRLRQILVNLVGNAIKFTEQGSVTIQVDPLTVDDQTATLHFSVTDTGIGIPPDKIATLFDRFVQVDASPARRRGGTGLGLTICKQLVELMGGRIGVDSLLGKGSCFWFEVTFPRQLHPPQPPSYPWQGYRLLVIDDHSPSRRSLFYLGSGLGLRVTACEGVPQALTHWQTQTYQGVLVARVEWAMELARVLPPAVPLVLLTPSRSHPTLLPPLDQRLHGFLLKPVSQERLVNLLQELYQGPSVQLGCPPGSLASSPLRILLAEDNVVNQRVALGQLRQLGYQADVAVNGIEVLRLLEQRTYDLILMDCQMPDLDGYETAQRIRQLPIPQPVIIALTAHAMKDDRDKCLAAGMDDYLSKPIDREQLGEALRRWKERIIARKQVKGSTTMAADGQSLISLDHLKATFGDDPDFIGELLQLYLQDAQARLTALQQAVVTGDWEMLQREAHQLKGASANVGAAAIQNLACTLEEAAKTRSDLEQVPALVETLAQWVRQLEQEIRVAP, from the coding sequence ATGGCCTCTTTTCTAATCGTCAGCTTGGACTCAGAATTGGTGCAACTTCTCGGGGGATTGCTCAGCCAGGCGGGACAGATGTGGACATGGCTGACGCCCGAGCAACTCTTACCCCAGAACCATCCCCCAGTCGCTGCCATCTGGGTTGATATTGGCAATGGGGAGGGGTTACCCGTGGCCCGACAGGTGGCGCAAATCTGGCCCCATATATCCCGCATCACGGTCGGTCCCCGCGATACTGCCCTGGCGATGGCCCTGTTGCACCAGGGGTGCTGCGCCTATGTACCCCGCGACCATCTCACCCTGGACCGGGTGCAATCGGTGATCCGGCGGGTGGCAGGCCTGACGACTGACCTAGCCCAGGAACGCCTGCAACAATTGCAACGCTTAGGTCAAACCCGCTATCAGGATGCGGCAACCATGATTCAAGCCCATCTGCAAACCGGTTGCCGGATGTTGGATTTGCCGCTGGGACTGTGGACGGAAGGGGAAAGGGTGCAGGCGGTGGCCGGGGATTGTCCGATTGCCCTGGGCAGCATCGTCGCTGGGGGGGAGGATTGGCAGCGCCAGGGGGTGCATCTGGCCATTTCCCTGCCGGTGCCGGTGGAGCCACAGGGGGTGGGATATTTGCGTTTTGGGTCCCGGGAACCTATACCCCCTTTGACGGTGGAGCAACAGAATTTGGCGCAACTCCTGGCCCAGTCCCTGGAACGGGGCTTAGCCCAACTGTACCTGGAACGACGCCAGCAACAGACGGCCCAAGCCCTGGCCGCCAGTGAAGCCCGCAACCGCCGTTTGATCCAAAACCTCCAGGTGGGGGTGCTGGTGCTGGGTCCCCAGTTGGAGATTCGCCTGATTAATCCCATGGCCATGCGTCTGCTGGGATTGAGTGGGCGACAATTGCTGGCCTCAGGTGCTTTGAGCCTGGATTGGAATGCCATTGGCGAGGATGGGGAGTTTTTCACGTTGGATACCCACCCGATTACCCAGGCGCTCCTGGCGAAGAAGTCGGTGGATAACGTGGTCATGGGGTTATACCGGAGCGATTCCCAGGAACGGGTGTGGTTAATGGTCAGCGTTGCTGTGGAGTTGGATACCCAGGGGCAGGTACAGGAGCTGGTGTGTACCTTAAGCGACATCACCGCCCGCAAACAGATGGCAGAAGCCAACCGGCTGAACCAGGAACGCTATGTACTGGCCATGAACGGCGCCAATGACGGCCTGTGGGACTGGGATTTGGAAAGCAATACAATTTACGTCTCGCCCCGGTGGAACGCAATTTTGGGCTTGCCGGCGGAGGCGGCCATCTGGGACCCGGAGCAATGGTTTGAGCGCATCCACCCCGAGGACTATGACCGGGTACGGCAGGAGGTCACCGCCCATTTGCAGGGCCAACGGGACCATTTCCAGAGCGAGTACCGCATGCGCCACGAATCAGGGGAATACCGCTGGATGCTCAGCCGGGGGTTGGCCATTCGGGATAGTGATGGGCAGGTCTATCGCATGGCCGGTTCCCAAAGTGACATCACCCAGCGCAAACAGGCGGAAATGGCCCTGCAACAACAACTCCAGCGCTATTTACTCCTCAAGCAGATTACCGAAGAGATTCGCCGCAGCCTGGATGCCCAGCAGATTTTCCAAGCGACCGTGCAGCAGGTGGGACCGGTTTTCCAGGCCAGCCGCTGTCTGCTGTTGACCTACGAGCAAGACCCCCAGCCCCGCTTGACGGTCGTGGCGGAATACGTGGCACCGGGCATTTCCCCTTGCGGGATTGACACGATCCCGGTCGTGGACAACCCCCATGCAGCAGTGGTTTTGAGTGCAGACCGGGCGGTGGCCTCGGCCGATGTCGCCAACGACCCCCTGTTGCAATCCCAGCAGGCCCTGTGTCACCAGTTGGGGATTCAATCGCTGCTGGTGGTGCGCACGTCCTACCAGGGGGAAGCTAACGGTGTGATTGGTTTGCAGCAGTGCGACCGACCCCGGGTGTGGACGGACCAAGAAATTAGCCTGCTGGAGGATGTGGCCAATCAGGTGGGCATTGCTCTGGCCCAGGCCCGTCTGTTGGCCCAGGAGCGGGAACAACGGTTACAGTTGGCAGAACAAAACCGCATATTGGAGGAGACCCGTCGCGCCGCGGAAGCCGCCAGCCGGGCCAAGTCGGAGTTTTTAGCCAACATTAGCCACGAAATCCGCACCCCCATGAACGGCATCTTGGGGATGACGGAGTTGCTGTTGGCGACGCCCCTAACACGGGAGCAGCGGGACTACCTGACCACCATCCAAACCAGCGCCAAGATTCTCCTGAACCAGATCAACGAGTTACTGGACCTGGGCAAGTTAGAGGCGGGCAAGATGGAATTGGTGCAAGAAGATTTCAACCTGCGTCATTGTCTAGAGTCGGTGCTGGATTTACAGGCACCCCTGGCCTTGGAAAAGGGCTTGCACTTGACGCTACTGCTGCCGCCGGAGGTGCCGGTACATTTGCGGGGGGATAGCACGCGCCTGCGGCAAATCCTGGTGAATCTGGTGGGCAATGCCATCAAGTTCACCGAGCAGGGGAGTGTGACCATCCAGGTGGACCCGCTAACGGTAGACGACCAAACGGCCACCTTGCACTTCAGCGTGACAGATACAGGCATTGGTATTCCCCCAGACAAAATTGCCACCCTGTTTGACCGGTTTGTGCAGGTGGATGCGTCACCAGCCCGGCGGCGGGGCGGAACGGGTTTGGGGCTGACGATCTGCAAGCAACTGGTGGAATTGATGGGGGGGCGGATTGGGGTAGATAGCCTGTTGGGAAAAGGGTCCTGCTTTTGGTTTGAGGTGACCTTTCCCCGGCAATTGCACCCGCCACAGCCACCGAGTTACCCCTGGCAAGGCTATCGTCTGCTGGTGATCGATGACCACAGCCCTAGCCGGCGCAGTTTGTTCTATCTGGGAAGTGGCCTGGGGCTACGGGTGACCGCGTGCGAGGGTGTCCCCCAAGCGTTGACCCATTGGCAAACCCAGACCTATCAGGGGGTGCTGGTGGCGCGGGTGGAGTGGGCGATGGAATTGGCCCGGGTGTTACCCCCAGCGGTACCCTTGGTTCTCCTGACCCCCAGCCGCAGTCACCCGACCCTCCTCCCCCCTTTAGACCAACGGTTGCACGGGTTTTTGCTCAAACCGGTGAGCCAGGAACGCTTAGTGAACCTACTCCAGGAACTCTACCAGGGTCCGTCTGTGCAGTTGGGATGTCCTCCTGGGTCACTGGCGTCATCTCCCCTGCGCATCCTCCTGGCGGAAGATAATGTGGTCAACCAAAGGGTGGCCCTGGGACAACTGCGCCAGTTGGGCTATCAGGCGGATGTGGCGGTTAACGGGATTGAAGTATTGCGGCTGCTGGAACAGCGGACCTACGACCTGATTCTGATGGACTGCCAGATGCCGGATTTAGACGGCTACGAAACCGCCCAGCGCATTCGCCAACTCCCCATTCCCCAACCGGTGATCATTGCCCTGACGGCCCACGCCATGAAGGACGACCGGGACAAGTGCCTGGCAGCGGGCATGGATGACTATCTCAGCAAGCCTATTGACCGGGAGCAACTGGGGGAGGCCCTGCGGCGTTGGAAAGAACGTATCATAGCAAGAAAGCAGGTCAAAGGGTCAACCACAATGGCAGCCGACGGCCAATCTCTCATTAGCCTGGACCATCTCAAAGCGACCTTTGGGGATGACCCCGACTTTATCGGCGAACTGCTCCAACTCTATCTTCAGGACGCCCAGGCGCGGTTGACGGCTTTGCAACAGGCGGTGGTCACAGGCGATTGGGAAATGCTCCAGCGGGAAGCCCATCAGCTCAAGGGGGCCAGCGCCAATGTGGGGGCGGCGGCTATCCAAAACTTGGCCTGCACCCTCGAGGAAGCGGCGAAAACCCGGTCGGACCTAGAGCAGGTGCCCGCCTTGGTCGAGACTTTGGCCCAGTGGGTGCGACAGTTGGAGCAGGAAATCCGGGTGGCCCCATGA
- a CDS encoding Ycf34 family protein, which produces MCICVNCAYVDRCLTYHEVERQHQQPHLTETPTFAPVSPTINVNIRSRGEVIEMEWDVVGCDSFVLDKGRWSRLRPGEPVPT; this is translated from the coding sequence ATGTGCATTTGCGTCAATTGCGCCTACGTGGACCGCTGCCTCACCTACCACGAGGTGGAGCGCCAGCATCAACAGCCCCATCTAACGGAGACCCCTACCTTTGCGCCGGTGTCGCCCACGATTAATGTCAACATCCGCTCTCGGGGCGAGGTGATTGAGATGGAGTGGGATGTGGTGGGATGTGACTCCTTCGTGCTAGACAAGGGACGGTGGAGTCGCTTGCGTCCGGGGGAACCGGTGCCCACATGA